A region of the Ranitomeya imitator isolate aRanImi1 chromosome 10, aRanImi1.pri, whole genome shotgun sequence genome:
tcattggacctggtatatctcgatttttccaaagcgtttgataccgtgccgcacaagaggttggtacacaaaatgagaatgcttggtctgggggaaaatgtgtgtaaatgggttagtaactggcttagtgatagaaagcagagggtggttataaatggtatagtctctaactgggtcgctgtgaccagtggggtaccgcaggggtcagtattgggacctgttctcttcaacatattcattaatgatctggtagaaggtttacacagtaaaatatcgatatttgcagatgatacaaaactatgtaaagcagttaatacaagagaagatagtattctgctacagatggatctggataagttggaaacttgggctgaaaggtggcagatgaggtttaacaatgataaatgtaaggttatacacatgggaagaaggaatcaatatcaccattacacactgaacgggaaaccactgggtaaatctgacagggagaaggacttggggatcctagttaatgataaacttacctggagcagccagtgccaggcagcagctgccaaggcaaacaggatcatggggtgcattaaaagaggtctggatacacatgatgagagcattatactgcctctgtacaaatccctagttagaccgcacatggagtactgtgtccagttttgggcaccggtgctcaggaaggatataatggaactagagagagtacaaaggagggcaacaaaattaataaaggggatgggagaactacaatacccagatagattagcgaaattaggattatttagtctagaaaaaagacgactgaggggcgatctaataaccatgtataagtatataaggggacaatacaaatatctcgctgaggatctgtttataccaaggaaggtgacgggcacaagggggcattctttgcgtctggaggagagaaggtttttccaccaacatagaagaggattctttactgttagggcagtgagaatctggaattgcttgcctgaggaggtggtgatggcgaactcagtcgaggggttcaagagaggcctggatgtcttcctggagcagaacaatattgtatcatacaattattaggttctgtagaaggacgtagatctggggatttattatgatggaatataggctgaactggatggacaaatgtcttttttcggccttactaactatgttactatgttactatgttactatgtaagtctaAAAAAATGATTGCATTGTTCTAAAATCAGCGCCAAACCTGTCCAAAACTATCATTTTTACCTTTGTACTactagaaaataaagaaaaatcactTTATTTTTAGAGAAGGTGAGCTCTGTCTTATCACATCACTTTATAAATATGAGTATGTACTGAATGTATAACAGAAAactccataaaaaaataaatgtatctaaaaaaaaaaaaaaatctggaaaaacAAACCCACGCCCCTGTGTTAACAACAGAAACCAGAGCTATCGGTTTAGGCAGAAAGTAGAAAACAATAAACAAACGATTGGATTTCCTGATGTGAGACAAATGTAACAATCAATGGCGCAATTAACTCCGAAATAGTGGAGGAAAATATGTTGGAGTCAGGAAGATTCACATCCGAATCGTTGCTTATGGATTTCCCTGTTCGGATTCTTACAGAAGGAAGCGCAGCTCTGGAGCACTAGCTGAAGCTTCAATAAGTGAAACCCCTCTACAGATAAAGGGCTTTTTCAGGGGATCACGCAGCTAtcccaccaatttgtcatgaaccagcACTCAATCATCAGCACAATTGCGTAAGTGACTTGCTATTGATGGACGAGGACGCAGCTTCTTTCGCTACTATGCGCTTCTCAGTGAACgtatagtatatacacatccaaTCCTAATTTATGtaatatacatataatatatatatgcctAGCTCTGCAATACCCTAAGAAAACTAGCTGCCGCCACTTATTTATGCAGGCTGATTTTACGCCCCTTTCTGGTAACGTATGGCTTCAcaaggcttcaggggtgcggtttatagAAAAAGAGGAACAAAGCTATTAAATTTTATCTTTTTAATTCCAAAAGTAGGCAGTattaataaaaatatacaaaagatattacaaaaggggacaaaacaatacagtatatacagtcacaGAAATAAAGGGGATAATAAAAAAGTACTAAACCTGATGCCACAGGAATGGTGCAGAGTTTTGATGGAGGGGATGGATCCAATTGGAAAATGGAGCAATCGTACCTCGAACTATATCTCCCAGTACTGAATAATGATTATAATTCAGAATCTTTTTTTATTAGATAACAATATTCCCACAAACCTCTAATTGGTGAGCTTAGATGGGGCAGATCAATGGGATGCGGATAGGTCCCCAAAATTATGGTATCCCCAGTGTTAATTATATCTGCCCCTATGAAGGTCCCAGGTGGGAGATATCAATGCCATATCTCCCATCAGGATTTTAGCTTTCTACAGATAGGAGACATGGCATATCCAACTTTGTCCATCTGGCTGATAATAAGTAGGGGCTGATGAGCAGACCGCACCGTGATGGAAGTAACTGCGTTGTGCCACTTTGTCTCAACTCCAAAAATATGTCTCTCATAACTAAAAGACCTATGCCTGTAacaaaaaacaatatttataacTGGAATCTGACTACAAAGAGTCTAATTGTAGTTCTCTTGAAGACAGGAAGCGTCATCTCTGAAGGCCATACATTTGTCGCCTCCCAGCCTCTTGTATACACTGAGTTCTGACTTCGTGTCTGCTCTCCAGCAGATAACCCACTTCaattacctgttcacagcaggGGGTCATCGCTGACCAGAGGTTGGAATTAAGTATTAGCTTCTTCCACCTTCAAGTTATGATGAAGCCATACTTCATTGCTCAATATGAGGGTGACGTCCCCTCCCAAGAGATGATTTAAATATAGGTCCCATTTTACCATTATATCTATAACAGTCTTATTCCCATGTTCTCTGTGTTTGTAATATTGAAACCGATTTAACAACAAGAATAATCCCCCGAAACGAACATGGATGATTGGGAAGATCCAGAAGACGATGTGCTGCGCTTGCCGACCAAGAGGGGAACCATAATGCAACACAACATTATATACAGCAAGATACTGAGGCTCATTGCAAGTATGTTCAGCAAGACGACTTTATGGGAATATTTCCTTGCTGTGATGATATCTCCTTTGTGGATCTATGAGAaataaatgtttgtttgtttttgtacaaACACATAATAGAGATATTTTATTCATCAGTAGGGTAGATAAATGGATGAGAGATAGAAAGCGCTAAAGGCAATTGACTAATGTACAGCAAGACTGTGGAGTCctgacagatagataaatagatagataataggtagatgatagatagataatagataaatagatatataataggtagatgacagataataaatagatagatagataatagacagatgatagatagataatagacagatgatagatagataatagacagatgatagataatagatagatgataggtgatagatattaaatagatatagaatagatacattataatagaaacatggctaacaccctctgacaccgcctcccctgctgcgctgtgttacggaggcctccacttcacccacacccctcgacccggcaacaaacatggtggaggagtggtgggtcttctcctttcttcaaactgtacctttaacccaatcccacctcttccctcccttatcctcccctcttttgaagtccattctgccggcatctactctccctccaacctccaagtggccgtcatataccgacctccaggcccggccactgcctttattgaccaaatctccacctggcttcttcactttctctctgctgacattcccaccatcatcatgggtgacttcaacatccccattgatactcttcagtcaacagcctccaaactcctgtcccttacctcatcctttgaacttactcagtggtcctccgcagccacccacacagatggacatacattagacctggtattcacccgtctctgctctctatctaacttcacaacctcccctctccctctatccgaccaccatctactcacttgctCATGCTTGTCCTCCTcaacggtcacccatgtccagcaccatgtgcatccccacagaaaccttgcacacctagacacccgcacactctctgactccatcctaccactgacatccatatcctcactccacgacacagacactgctttctacaatgccactctcgcatcagctattgacacggttgcccctctcgtccatggcagagtgcgacgtatcaatagataaCCTTGGCAcagtaacaccaccaaaaagctccggcaagtgtccagggttgcggagcggcattggaagaaaacacatttgcaagatgacttcactgtattcaaacaagcaacactcgcttttaaatctgccctcacctctgctaaacaggcgacttcacaaccctcgtatcctccctatcctacaaccccaaacagttatataaaaacctttaactccctcctctgcccaacactgccccctccaacctccatcatctctgctgaggactttgccacacactttaaaaataagatcgaccagacaaggcaagtcttcattgttcaaccaccacaacccctttgtataccagaccaatgtccaaaccccataacctccctatccaacatcactgaaggggggcttaattctctcctctccaaatcgcacctcaccacctgtgcgctcgaccccatcccatcccacctcctccccaacctcaccaccacacttatcccatcccctccccaacctcaccaccacacttatcccatccctaacccacctcttcaacctatcactaacttctggcaccttcccttctgctttcaaacatgccacaatcacgtctatccttaaaaagccaaccctcgatccaactgctatgtccatctatcgcccaatatcgctgctcccattcgcttccaaactcctggagcagcacgtccacgctgaactttcctcccacctctcatctaacttgctctttgacaatctacaatctggtttccgcctccatcactcaactgagaccgccctgaccaaaatcactaacgacctacttaccgccaaagctaacggacaatactctgtactcctccttctagacctgtcctctgctttccacacagttgaccactgcctcctactacagatcctctcctcctttggcatcaaagacctcgccctatcctggatctcctcgtacctttccaaccgcacattcagcgtctcccactcccatactacctcctcatcccaccctctctctgttggagtcccccaaggctctgttctagggcccctactcttctcaagctatacacttggcctgggacaactcataaggtcccatggattccagtaccacctttatgctgatgacactcagctctacctctctggcccagacgtcacctctctgctgtccacaatcccagagtgcctatcagccatatcctccttctcctctcgcttccacaAATTCAGTGTggccaaatctgaactcatcatctttcctccatcccatagatcttccttacctgacctatctatcgcaatcaatgacatcatgctttcccctgtaccggaagtccgctgcctcggagtaaccttcgactctgccctgtccttcaaaccgcacatccaagctctttccacctcctgtcgcctccagctcaaaaatatctccagaatcattCCTTTTCTCAATATACtagaatgcttgtgcatgccctcatcatctcccgacttgactactgcaacatcattttctgcggcctccctgctaacacccttgcacctctccagtccacccttaactctgctgcccgactaattcatctctctcctcactactcctccgctttcccctctgcaaatctcttcactggctcccattccctcagcgtatccagttcacattactaatactgacctacaaagccatccacaacctgtctccgccatatatctctgaactaatctcccgatatcttccctcacgtgatatccggtcctcccaagacctcctactctcctccacacttatccgctcctcacccaaccgcctccaagacttctccagaatatcccccatcctctggaattctctgccccaacacatccgactatcaaccacattcggatccttcagacggaacctgaaaacccatctcttcaggaaagctacagcctgcactgatcccgctgccgcctcatcactaccgaggctaccgcctcaccaacaccggagctaccgcctcacaactaccggagctaccgcctcaccaacaccggagctatcacctcaccaacaccggagctaccgcctcaccaacaccggagctaccgcctcaccaacaccggagctaccgcctcaccactaccggagctaccgcctcaccaacaccggagctaccgcctcaccaacaccggagctaccgcctcaccactaccggagctaccgcctcaccaacaccggagctatcgcctcaccaacaccggagctaccgcctcaccaacaccggagataccgcctcaccactgccggagctaccgcctcaccaacaccggagctatcgcctcaccaacaccggagctaccgcctcaccactaccggagctaccgcctcaccaacaccggagctaccgcctcaccaacaccggagctcctgcaacctactgtctcctttcccaccatcctgtagaatctaagcccgcaagggcagggtcctcgcccctctgcatgtctgtcattgttagtttactgtaagtgatatctgtaacttaataataatattagtaatagataataaatagataggtagatagataatagacagatgatagacagatagataataggtagatgatagatagataatagatagataatagacagatagataatagatatataatagatagatagatagtaggtagatgatagatagataatacatagatagatagatagatagataattggtagatagatagataagtagaaagataatagatagataataaatagatgatggatagataatagacagataatgggaagataatagatagataatagataaatattccATTTATTTTGCTCTCTGAGTTTATTTCCACATTTTCCCTATATAACTTACCATCAGAGAGAACACCAAAGGAACAATTCCATACAGCGGGCAGAGGATGAAGTTGATCACTGAGCAGGTCATGCAGCTGTATGGTCCAGGCTGAAATGGTATCTCACTGCCTTGCTGAGTGGAATCTCCAGCATTCGGCGGTGGAGATCTTACTTGTTGGCCTGAATCTCCAAGATAGGGTGGTGCAGTTTCTTCTCGTGGTGGATAATCTACTGGTGGTGGAGGATCTACTAGTGGTCGAGGTCCTACTGATGGTGGAAGATAAAATGGTGGTCTAGGTCCTACTGGTAATGGAGGATGTACTGGTGGTTGAAGTCCTACTGGTGGTGGAGATCCTAATTGTGAAGGAGGATCTTCTATTGAGTACGGTGGAGGCAGTTCACAATAATCTGGAGGACTGGTCATGTCTAGAATTACTGTGGGTGGCACAGAGATACTGGTTGGAGTATTTATTCCATGATCCTGGTTAGATGGAGATAAATAATTCCTATACAAGGCCACGTTGTAGATGCAATGTATTTCATACTGCTCAATCGTTGGCACCAGGTCCTCATACGATGGTGGTGGGGATGAACCATCTACTTCTGACATTCTCCTGGAAAAGCCCCTATaccgctgctgctccttcctcgctTGTGAGCGGAGATCTTGTCATTCATGCCTCAAGCCAAGGCTATGTTGCACTGTACGTCACACCCATTAGGTGACTATTGTATAACTCAACTATTTAAAGGGGAAGAAGACAATTTCTGTC
Encoded here:
- the LOC138651148 gene encoding uncharacterized protein, producing MSEVDGSSPPPSYEDLVPTIEQYEIHCIYNVALYRNYLSPSNQDHGINTPTSISVPPTVILDMTSPPDYCELPPPYSIEDPPSQLGSPPPVGLQPPVHPPLPVGPRPPFYLPPSVGPRPLVDPPPPVDYPPREETAPPYLGDSGQQVRSPPPNAGDSTQQGSEIPFQPGPYSCMTCSVINFILCPLYGIVPLVFSLMIHKGDIITARKYSHKVVLLNILAMSLSILLYIMLCCIMVPLLVGKRSTSSSGSSQSSMFVSGDYSCC